One Campylobacter concisus DNA window includes the following coding sequences:
- a CDS encoding DNA-deoxyinosine glycosylase, with the protein MSQTHSFKPIFDKNSKILILGSFPSVISRKFGFYYTNPQNRFWRVLAGILNAPLPASTDEKIEFLLSHHIAIYDAAISCEIEGSSDAKMSKIVPVNLKPLFKEANIKQVYANGGKAYKICKKYLEDEIIKATKNEVIKLPSTSPANAKFSLEKLTSEWSVIARALE; encoded by the coding sequence ATGAGCCAAACGCACTCTTTTAAGCCAATCTTTGATAAAAACTCTAAAATTTTGATCCTAGGCTCTTTCCCCTCTGTCATCTCTCGTAAATTTGGCTTTTACTATACAAATCCGCAAAACCGCTTTTGGCGGGTGTTGGCTGGGATATTAAACGCTCCGCTGCCTGCGAGCACGGATGAAAAGATAGAATTTCTACTCTCTCATCATATCGCGATATATGACGCGGCGATATCATGCGAGATAGAGGGCTCAAGCGACGCCAAGATGAGCAAGATCGTGCCTGTAAATTTAAAGCCTTTATTTAAAGAGGCAAATATCAAGCAAGTCTATGCAAACGGCGGCAAGGCTTATAAAATTTGCAAAAAATATTTAGAAGATGAGATCATAAAAGCGACAAAAAATGAAGTTATAAAGCTACCATCAACCAGCCCTGCGAATGCTAAATTTAGCCTTGAAAAGCTTACAAGCGAGTGGTCGGTGATAGCTAGAGCGCTAGAATAA
- the nifJ gene encoding pyruvate:ferredoxin (flavodoxin) oxidoreductase: protein MSKIMKTMDGNEAAAYASYAFTEVAGIYPITPSSPMADYTDLWAAQGKKNLFGMPVKVVEMQSEGGAAGTVHGSLQVGALTTTYTASQGLLLKIPNMYKIAGQLLPGVIHVSARSLAAQALSIFGDHQDIYACRQTGFAMLASGSVQEVMDIAGVAHLAAIKGRVPFLHFFDGFRTSHEIQKVEVLDYAHFDRLLDREALQKFRDNALNPESPKTRGTAQNDDIYFQTRELSNRFYDAVPDIVANYLAEISKITGRDYKPFNYYGDPEATRIIVAMGSVTQTLEEVVDYLNTKGEKVGIIKVHLYRPFSTKYLFDVMPKSVKKIAVLDRTKEPGSLGEPLYLDIKAAFYGQKDAPVIVGGRYGLSSKDVDPAQMLAVFENLNQSEPKDGFTVGIVDDVTFTSLPTGEKISLSDESVKECLFYGLGADGTVGANKNSIKIIGDKTDLYAQAYFAYDSKKSGGYTRSHLRFGKKPIRSTYLVSNPHFVACSVAAYLEIYDVIDGIRENGTFLLNSIWDAEQTIAKLPNKVKKILASKNINFYIINATKLAHDIGLKNRTNTIMQSAFFKLADIIPFEDAQKHMKEYAHKAYTKKGEAIVQMNYNAIDVGANGLIKVPVDPAWANLADDEQKDEKYIGNSFIENVVKPINAARGDSLPVSAFIGYEDGHFEAGTTAYEKRGVGVMVPKWIEQNCIQCNQCAFVCPHAVIRPFLIDENELSTAPQGVKEHNLEAKGKEVKGLKYKIQVSPLDCTGCELCAQNCPSKEKSLVMVPLEEELGKNEQENADYLFKKVAYKDDLMNKESVKGVGFAKPLFEFHGACPGCGETPYITLITRLFGERMIVANATGCSSIYGGSAPSTPYTTNDEGKGVAWANSLFEDNAEFGMGMNVAMETMRHRIEDIMRNNIDSVPNALSALYNDWINFKNDGEKTQEITKNLLPILEQNLSAPGVKEILELKKFLVKKSQWIIGGDGWAYDIGFGGLDHVLASGENVNVLVLDTEVYSNTGGQSSKSSRAGSIAQFTASGKPAQKKDLGYIAMTYGNIFVAQINSNASQANVIKAITAAEAYDGPSLIIAYSPCIAHGIKGGLSQSGGQGELATKCGYWPTYLYDPRLLKEGQNPLKITSKEPDWSLYEEFLLNEVRYNSLKKTNPEHADELLAKNKADAQRRYRQLKRLSLADFSDEIN, encoded by the coding sequence ATGTCAAAAATAATGAAAACTATGGACGGAAACGAGGCCGCAGCTTACGCGTCATACGCATTTACCGAAGTAGCTGGAATTTACCCTATCACTCCTAGCTCACCTATGGCTGACTACACTGACCTTTGGGCAGCGCAGGGCAAGAAAAATTTATTTGGTATGCCAGTGAAAGTAGTCGAGATGCAAAGCGAGGGCGGCGCAGCTGGCACGGTGCATGGCTCGCTACAAGTTGGCGCCCTAACTACGACTTACACAGCTTCTCAAGGCCTACTTTTAAAAATTCCAAATATGTATAAGATCGCAGGCCAGCTCCTCCCTGGCGTCATCCACGTCTCAGCTCGCTCTCTGGCAGCGCAGGCTCTTTCAATATTTGGCGACCACCAAGACATCTATGCCTGTCGCCAAACCGGCTTTGCTATGCTAGCAAGCGGCTCAGTGCAAGAGGTGATGGATATAGCAGGAGTTGCGCATTTAGCGGCGATAAAAGGCAGAGTGCCGTTTTTACACTTCTTTGACGGCTTTAGAACGAGCCATGAAATTCAAAAGGTCGAGGTGCTTGACTACGCGCACTTTGACAGACTTCTTGACCGCGAGGCTCTGCAAAAATTTAGAGATAATGCACTAAATCCAGAGAGCCCAAAAACTCGTGGCACAGCACAAAACGATGATATCTACTTTCAAACAAGAGAGCTAAGCAACCGCTTTTATGACGCAGTGCCAGATATCGTGGCAAACTACCTAGCTGAAATTTCAAAGATCACTGGCAGAGACTACAAGCCATTTAACTACTACGGCGACCCTGAGGCTACGCGCATCATCGTAGCTATGGGCTCAGTGACGCAAACTCTTGAAGAGGTCGTTGATTATCTAAACACAAAAGGCGAAAAGGTGGGCATCATCAAGGTGCATTTGTACCGCCCATTTAGCACGAAGTATCTCTTTGACGTGATGCCAAAGAGCGTGAAAAAAATAGCCGTTCTTGACCGCACAAAAGAGCCTGGCAGCCTTGGCGAGCCGCTATATCTTGACATAAAAGCTGCATTTTACGGCCAAAAAGACGCTCCAGTTATCGTTGGCGGTAGATACGGCCTAAGCTCAAAGGACGTCGATCCTGCGCAAATGCTAGCTGTATTTGAAAATTTAAACCAAAGTGAGCCAAAAGATGGCTTTACGGTGGGTATCGTTGATGACGTGACTTTTACGTCGCTACCAACTGGAGAGAAAATTTCACTAAGCGATGAGAGCGTTAAAGAGTGCTTATTTTACGGCCTTGGAGCTGACGGCACCGTGGGCGCAAACAAAAACTCGATAAAGATCATCGGCGATAAAACCGACCTTTACGCGCAGGCATATTTTGCCTACGATAGTAAAAAATCAGGCGGCTACACGCGCTCGCACCTTCGCTTTGGCAAAAAGCCGATCCGCTCGACCTATCTCGTCTCAAACCCGCACTTTGTGGCTTGCTCGGTCGCGGCATATCTTGAAATTTATGATGTAATTGACGGCATCAGAGAAAACGGCACATTTTTATTAAACTCTATCTGGGACGCAGAGCAGACGATCGCCAAACTGCCAAATAAAGTTAAGAAAATTTTAGCTAGCAAAAATATAAATTTCTACATCATAAACGCAACAAAGCTAGCACACGATATCGGCCTTAAAAACCGCACAAATACCATAATGCAGTCGGCATTTTTCAAGCTTGCCGACATCATACCATTTGAAGATGCGCAAAAACATATGAAAGAGTACGCGCACAAAGCCTACACTAAAAAAGGCGAGGCGATCGTGCAGATGAACTACAACGCTATCGACGTTGGCGCAAATGGACTCATAAAAGTGCCAGTCGATCCTGCATGGGCAAATTTAGCAGACGATGAACAAAAAGATGAAAAATATATCGGCAACAGCTTCATCGAAAACGTCGTAAAACCGATAAATGCGGCTCGCGGTGACAGCCTACCAGTCTCAGCCTTCATAGGCTACGAAGACGGCCACTTTGAAGCTGGCACGACGGCTTACGAGAAACGCGGCGTTGGCGTAATGGTGCCAAAATGGATCGAGCAAAACTGCATCCAGTGCAACCAGTGTGCATTTGTCTGCCCACACGCTGTAATCAGGCCATTTTTGATAGACGAAAACGAGCTTAGCACGGCACCACAAGGCGTAAAAGAGCATAATCTAGAGGCAAAAGGCAAAGAGGTCAAGGGGTTAAAATATAAAATCCAAGTAAGCCCGCTAGACTGCACCGGCTGCGAGCTATGCGCTCAAAACTGCCCAAGCAAGGAAAAATCGCTCGTCATGGTGCCGCTTGAAGAAGAGCTAGGCAAAAACGAGCAAGAAAACGCTGATTATCTATTTAAAAAGGTCGCTTACAAAGACGATCTCATGAACAAAGAGAGCGTTAAGGGCGTTGGCTTTGCTAAGCCGCTCTTTGAATTCCACGGCGCTTGCCCGGGATGTGGCGAAACTCCGTATATCACGCTTATTACAAGGCTCTTTGGCGAGCGTATGATCGTTGCAAACGCGACTGGTTGTAGCTCGATATATGGCGGCTCAGCTCCATCTACTCCATATACTACAAATGACGAAGGCAAGGGCGTTGCATGGGCAAACTCGCTATTTGAAGATAACGCCGAGTTTGGCATGGGTATGAACGTAGCGATGGAGACCATGCGCCACCGCATCGAAGATATAATGAGAAACAACATAGATAGCGTACCAAATGCACTTTCAGCTCTTTACAACGACTGGATAAATTTCAAAAATGACGGCGAAAAAACGCAAGAGATCACAAAAAATTTATTGCCTATCTTAGAGCAAAATTTAAGCGCACCAGGCGTTAAAGAAATTTTAGAGCTTAAGAAATTCCTCGTCAAAAAGTCGCAATGGATCATCGGCGGCGACGGCTGGGCGTATGACATCGGTTTTGGCGGACTTGACCACGTGCTAGCAAGCGGCGAAAACGTAAATGTGCTAGTGCTTGACACCGAAGTCTACTCAAACACTGGCGGCCAAAGCTCTAAATCAAGCCGCGCAGGCTCGATAGCGCAGTTTACGGCTAGCGGCAAGCCAGCTCAGAAAAAGGACCTTGGCTACATCGCGATGACTTACGGCAACATTTTTGTAGCCCAAATCAACTCAAACGCAAGCCAAGCAAATGTGATAAAAGCGATCACAGCAGCCGAAGCGTATGATGGCCCAAGTCTCATCATCGCCTACTCTCCGTGCATCGCTCACGGCATCAAAGGCGGCTTATCGCAGTCAGGCGGCCAGGGCGAGCTCGCTACAAAATGCGGATACTGGCCGACATACCTATACGATCCGCGCCTTTTAAAAGAGGGACAAAATCCGCTCAAAATCACCTCAAAAGAGCCAGACTGGTCGCTTTATGAAGAGTTTCTGCTAAACGAAGTTCGCTACAACTCGCTTAAAAAGACCAACCCTGAGCACGCAGACGAGCTACTAGCTAAAAACAAAGCTGATGCGCAAAGACGCTACCGCCAGCTAAAACGCCTAAGCCTAGCAGACTTTAGCGATGAAATCAATTAA
- a CDS encoding sugar transporter → MINIHKIAYLRVIALAFAAFIFNTTEFVPVPLLSDIAKDFGMSTADTGLIITIYAWSVTILSLPFMLLTANLERRSLLLKVFIIFVASHALCAVAWNFTVLVIARVLIAIAHAIFWSITASLAVRVAPINKSSQALGLLALGTSMAMILGLPLGRILGDSLGWRVTFGLIGIFAVGVGAWLYKILPLLPSKNSGSLKSLPELARNGFLMVIFLLTAIVISAHFSTYSYIEPFAKDISGFDGKFITIFLLLFGVAGIVASVLFSKFYKLIPNAFTATSIAIILACLLVLNFIATNESLMLVLAFIWGLGIAGINMSFQIKVLNLASNATDAAMAIYSAIYNIGIGAGALIGHQTIVHLGEQNIGNVGSLFATAGLVIFLVAAVKFKKAN, encoded by the coding sequence TTGATAAATATTCATAAAATAGCCTATCTAAGGGTTATCGCGCTAGCTTTTGCAGCTTTTATATTTAATACAACCGAGTTCGTGCCGGTGCCGCTTTTAAGCGACATAGCAAAGGATTTTGGCATGAGCACGGCTGATACTGGGCTCATCATCACGATATATGCGTGGAGCGTGACGATACTCTCGCTACCTTTTATGCTGCTAACTGCAAATTTAGAGCGAAGGTCGCTACTTTTAAAGGTTTTTATCATCTTTGTCGCTTCTCACGCACTTTGCGCTGTTGCTTGGAATTTTACTGTTTTAGTCATAGCTCGCGTGCTAATAGCCATCGCACACGCCATATTTTGGTCGATCACCGCTTCGCTTGCTGTTAGGGTGGCACCTATCAATAAAAGCTCGCAAGCTCTAGGACTGCTAGCACTTGGCACATCGATGGCGATGATACTTGGCTTGCCACTTGGTAGGATTTTAGGCGATAGCTTGGGCTGGCGTGTCACATTTGGGCTCATAGGAATTTTTGCTGTGGGCGTTGGCGCTTGGCTATATAAAATTTTGCCACTTTTGCCTAGCAAAAACTCAGGCTCGCTAAAGAGTTTGCCAGAGCTTGCAAGAAATGGCTTTTTGATGGTGATATTTTTGCTAACTGCTATCGTTATCAGCGCGCACTTTAGCACCTATAGCTACATCGAGCCGTTTGCTAAAGATATAAGCGGCTTTGATGGTAAATTTATCACCATATTTTTGCTTTTGTTTGGCGTCGCTGGCATTGTAGCAAGCGTGCTTTTCTCTAAATTTTATAAGCTCATACCAAATGCTTTTACAGCTACCTCAATAGCTATCATTTTAGCTTGCCTGCTTGTGCTAAATTTCATCGCTACAAATGAGAGCTTAATGCTTGTGCTTGCCTTCATCTGGGGACTTGGCATAGCTGGGATAAATATGAGCTTTCAGATCAAGGTGCTAAATTTAGCCTCAAATGCCACAGACGCTGCGATGGCGATATATTCAGCCATTTATAACATCGGCATAGGAGCTGGCGCGCTAATAGGACATCAAACGATAGTTCATCTTGGTGAGCAAAATATCGGCAATGTTGGCAGCCTTTTTGCAACGGCTGGACTTGTCATCTTTCTCGTTGCAGCGGTTAAATTTAAAAAGGCTAATTAA
- a CDS encoding DUF2325 domain-containing protein, which translates to MSVLVIGADEITPIKAVLHDLGAEKIEHWDARNENRVNRKPIPQDTECVVMLTSFLNHNTMKTIKTQAKKRNIPIVCAKRSVSCVFCEYCKVFGLDKEFGCKE; encoded by the coding sequence ATGTCAGTTTTAGTTATCGGAGCAGATGAGATAACGCCTATTAAGGCTGTTTTGCATGATTTGGGAGCTGAGAAGATAGAGCACTGGGATGCTAGAAATGAAAACCGCGTAAATCGCAAGCCGATCCCGCAAGATACTGAGTGCGTGGTGATGCTAACTAGCTTTTTAAACCACAACACGATGAAGACTATTAAAACTCAAGCGAAAAAGAGAAATATCCCTATCGTTTGTGCAAAAAGAAGCGTTAGTTGCGTATTTTGCGAGTATTGTAAGGTCTTTGGCCTAGATAAGGAATTTGGATGCAAAGAATAA
- a CDS encoding UDP-N-acetylmuramate--alanine ligase, whose translation MKFGFLSDIGEITPSIFAKLDKLSRAKIFIALYNVGVESELKIPLSYAKFLNFKDIFEARINFLLRDKFLNFKPVDSFCIPSNVVINAYLQNDFKVLKFLAKEPKMAAAKMIKMLYRSGEFEFFIDAAQMFCQFVYDKIRLRHQDKEVVLNGGVISVKKDGKNLLSVMPSFKKVSFDDMRNLNDDIDAAVCALGHECEMVYIVCPRNEEFRRHVEVRHCFARGCIKLVPYTIISKIF comes from the coding sequence ATGAAGTTCGGGTTTTTATCAGATATTGGCGAAATAACTCCAAGTATTTTTGCAAAGCTTGACAAGCTTTCGCGTGCGAAAATTTTCATCGCACTTTATAATGTTGGCGTAGAAAGCGAGCTAAAGATCCCGCTTTCTTACGCTAAATTTCTAAATTTCAAAGACATTTTTGAGGCTAGGATAAATTTCTTACTGCGTGATAAATTTTTAAATTTCAAACCAGTTGACAGCTTTTGCATACCTTCAAACGTCGTTATAAATGCTTACTTGCAAAATGATTTTAAGGTGTTGAAATTTTTAGCAAAAGAGCCAAAGATGGCAGCTGCAAAGATGATAAAGATGCTTTATAGAAGCGGAGAATTTGAGTTTTTCATTGACGCAGCGCAGATGTTTTGCCAGTTTGTTTATGATAAAATACGCCTCCGCCATCAGGACAAAGAGGTCGTGCTAAATGGCGGTGTGATCTCAGTCAAAAAAGATGGCAAAAATTTACTCAGCGTCATGCCAAGCTTTAAAAAAGTGAGCTTTGATGATATGAGAAATTTAAACGACGACATCGATGCAGCCGTTTGCGCGCTTGGTCACGAGTGCGAGATGGTCTATATCGTCTGCCCTAGAAATGAGGAATTTAGGCGGCACGTTGAGGTTAGACACTGCTTTGCAAGAGGGTGCATAAAACTCGTGCCTTATACGATTATTAGTAAAATTTTTTAA
- the fldA gene encoding flavodoxin FldA yields MIGIVYGSSMGNTEDAAKLISEGLGLENELLNVSDVDAAKINSFDKLILGTSTWGSGDLQDDWDAFDFKALNLSGKTVAVFGMGDSESYSDEYCNGMAKLYDEVVKAGAKIVGEVSTDGYTFDGSDAVRNGKFVGLALDADNQSDKTEGRISAWIEQIKPYFA; encoded by the coding sequence ATGATAGGTATAGTTTATGGAAGCAGCATGGGAAATACCGAAGATGCAGCAAAACTTATAAGCGAGGGTTTGGGGCTTGAAAACGAGCTTTTAAACGTCTCTGACGTGGACGCAGCGAAGATAAATAGCTTTGATAAGCTCATCCTTGGCACATCGACTTGGGGTAGCGGTGATCTTCAAGATGACTGGGACGCGTTTGACTTTAAAGCGTTAAATTTAAGCGGTAAAACGGTCGCTGTTTTTGGCATGGGCGATAGCGAGAGCTACTCAGATGAGTACTGTAACGGCATGGCAAAGCTCTATGACGAGGTCGTAAAAGCTGGCGCAAAGATAGTGGGCGAGGTTAGCACTGATGGATATACATTTGATGGCTCTGATGCCGTAAGAAATGGTAAATTTGTAGGTCTAGCGCTTGATGCTGATAACCAAAGTGACAAGACAGAGGGTAGAATTTCAGCTTGGATCGAGCAGATAAAACCATATTTTGCGTAA
- a CDS encoding amino acid ABC transporter ATP-binding protein yields MAINFKNISKSYGDHLVLDNINTSFKEGQTTVIVGSSGCGKSTLLRCINLLEIPQSGTLEVDDRSVNFKEKLSSKELLEIRKKTGMVFQSFNLFPHLTALQNVTEAPIYVQKKDKNEAIKEAKELLAKVGLSHKEDTYPNRLSGGQAQRVAIARALAVNPYFLLLDEPTSALDPELEAEVLKVILSLAKEKKSMIIVTHNMNFARKIADRILFLDKGVIAFDGLVDEFFNSQNERIKSFISAMDI; encoded by the coding sequence ATGGCTATAAATTTTAAAAATATAAGCAAATCTTACGGCGATCATTTGGTACTAGATAACATAAACACAAGCTTTAAAGAGGGGCAAACGACCGTGATAGTTGGCTCATCTGGTTGTGGCAAATCAACGCTTCTTAGATGCATAAATTTACTTGAGATCCCACAAAGTGGCACTTTAGAGGTAGATGATAGGAGTGTAAATTTTAAAGAGAAGCTTAGCTCAAAAGAGCTTTTAGAAATTCGCAAAAAAACAGGCATGGTCTTTCAAAGCTTCAACCTCTTCCCGCACCTAACAGCGCTTCAAAATGTCACAGAAGCTCCGATCTACGTTCAAAAAAAGGATAAAAACGAGGCGATAAAAGAGGCAAAAGAGCTTTTAGCTAAGGTGGGGCTTAGCCACAAAGAAGATACCTATCCAAACAGGCTCTCAGGCGGACAAGCACAACGTGTAGCCATCGCTAGAGCACTAGCTGTAAATCCGTACTTTTTACTACTTGATGAGCCTACAAGTGCGCTAGATCCAGAGCTAGAGGCTGAAGTTTTAAAGGTCATCTTATCTCTTGCAAAAGAGAAAAAGTCTATGATCATCGTCACTCATAATATGAATTTTGCTAGAAAGATAGCTGATAGAATTTTGTTTTTGGATAAAGGAGTGATTGCGTTTGATGGCTTGGTAGATGAGTTTTTTAACAGCCAAAATGAGAGGATAAAAAGCTTCATCTCGGCTATGGATATATAA
- a CDS encoding amino acid ABC transporter permease translates to MENLDRVIELVSNSTLPMIIALLKVTIPLTLLSFSLGLVIAIVTAVARLSNIKILKFIFATYVWIFRGTPLLVQLFIVFYGLPSIGVTLDTWSAATIAFSLNVGAYASESVRAAILSVPKGQWEAATSLGMTHYQILKRIIAPQAVRISLPPLSNTFIGLVKDTSLAASITMVDMFMVAQRIAARTFEPLILYILAALIYLVVCTLLTYLQSRLEKAVSRYV, encoded by the coding sequence ATGGAAAATTTAGATAGAGTGATCGAGCTTGTTTCAAACTCGACGCTACCGATGATCATCGCACTTTTAAAAGTGACGATCCCACTTACTTTGCTCTCGTTTTCGCTAGGGCTTGTTATAGCCATTGTCACAGCAGTAGCAAGGCTTTCAAATATAAAAATTTTAAAATTTATATTTGCCACCTATGTTTGGATATTTCGTGGCACGCCGCTTCTTGTGCAGCTTTTTATTGTATTTTACGGACTTCCTAGCATCGGCGTCACGCTTGATACTTGGAGTGCGGCGACTATCGCATTTAGCCTAAACGTGGGCGCTTATGCGTCTGAGTCTGTAAGGGCTGCCATACTTTCTGTGCCAAAAGGTCAGTGGGAGGCAGCCACATCGCTTGGCATGACGCACTATCAAATTTTAAAGCGTATCATCGCGCCTCAAGCAGTGAGGATCTCACTCCCTCCGCTTTCAAACACATTTATAGGCCTTGTTAAAGACACTTCACTAGCAGCTTCTATAACGATGGTAGATATGTTTATGGTCGCTCAAAGGATCGCAGCAAGAACCTTTGAGCCACTCATCCTCTACATCCTAGCAGCACTCATCTATCTAGTGGTTTGCACACTTTTAACCTATCTTCAATCAAGGCTTGAAAAAGCTGTCTCAAGGTATGTCTAA
- a CDS encoding amino acid ABC transporter substrate-binding protein, translated as MKFTNLLKVVAVLAMALNLQAKTIKDGVLTVATEGTYAPFTFYNDKNELVGYDVDIARAVAQKLNLKVEFLTAPWDAMLAAFDAGKADVVFNQVSITDERKKKYAFSVPYTVTFGAIITRKDNNDIKSFADLKGKKDADSATSNWAKVAVKYGAEHVVTDSFAKSMELLISRRVDAVVRDNIVFYDFIKERPDAPVKIAASLDEKDYTAAAVKKDNAELAEQISNSLNELSKEGKLEAISKSYFGKDVSK; from the coding sequence ATGAAATTTACAAATTTATTAAAAGTAGTAGCAGTGCTTGCAATGGCTCTAAATTTGCAAGCAAAAACTATAAAAGATGGCGTGCTAACAGTAGCAACAGAAGGCACTTACGCTCCTTTTACATTTTATAATGACAAAAATGAGTTAGTGGGATACGACGTAGATATCGCAAGAGCAGTAGCGCAAAAGCTAAATTTAAAAGTTGAGTTTCTAACAGCTCCATGGGACGCGATGCTTGCAGCATTTGACGCTGGCAAAGCAGACGTGGTATTTAACCAAGTTAGTATAACTGATGAGAGAAAGAAAAAATATGCTTTTTCAGTGCCTTATACTGTGACATTTGGCGCTATCATCACTAGAAAAGATAATAACGATATAAAAAGTTTTGCTGATCTAAAAGGTAAAAAAGATGCCGACTCAGCGACTAGTAACTGGGCGAAAGTCGCTGTAAAATACGGTGCTGAACACGTCGTAACAGATAGTTTTGCTAAAAGCATGGAGCTTCTTATATCAAGACGTGTAGATGCTGTTGTAAGAGATAACATCGTGTTTTACGACTTTATAAAAGAGCGTCCAGACGCACCTGTGAAGATAGCTGCCTCACTTGACGAGAAAGACTACACAGCAGCAGCTGTCAAAAAAGACAACGCCGAACTTGCAGAGCAAATTTCAAATTCACTAAATGAACTTTCAAAAGAAGGAAAACTAGAAGCCATCTCAAAAAGCTACTTTGGCAAAGACGTCTCAAAATAA
- a CDS encoding amino acid ABC transporter substrate-binding protein: MNFKPIFGFIAGAFLALNLNASTIKKGELIVATEGTYSPYSFYDEKGELVGYDVDIAKAVAKKLNLKIEFLTAPWDAMLAAFDAGKADVVFNQVSINEDRKKKYDMSVPYTMPYPVIVVHKDNNDIKSFADLKGKKSVHSATSNWAAIAEKNGATVVVADGFSKGVELIISKRADDTINDNVTFFDYIKQRPNAPLKIAYTSNEPMPTAALLKKGNTELLEAINKALNELKAEGKISEISMKYFGKDISK; encoded by the coding sequence ATGAATTTTAAGCCCATTTTTGGCTTTATCGCAGGTGCTTTTTTAGCTTTAAATTTAAATGCTTCAACTATCAAAAAAGGCGAGCTTATAGTTGCAACTGAAGGTACTTACTCACCTTACTCATTTTATGACGAAAAGGGCGAGCTAGTAGGTTATGACGTAGATATCGCAAAAGCTGTAGCAAAGAAGCTAAATTTAAAGATAGAGTTCCTAACAGCCCCTTGGGATGCGATGCTTGCAGCATTTGACGCTGGCAAAGCGGACGTGGTGTTTAATCAAGTTAGCATAAACGAAGATAGAAAGAAAAAGTATGACATGAGCGTGCCTTATACCATGCCATATCCAGTAATAGTCGTGCATAAAGACAATAACGATATCAAAAGTTTTGCTGATCTAAAGGGCAAAAAAAGCGTGCACTCTGCAACTAGTAACTGGGCAGCGATAGCTGAGAAAAACGGCGCAACAGTGGTCGTGGCTGATGGCTTTAGCAAAGGCGTGGAGCTTATCATCTCAAAAAGAGCTGATGATACGATAAATGACAACGTCACATTTTTTGACTACATCAAACAACGCCCAAATGCACCGCTAAAGATCGCATACACTAGCAATGAGCCGATGCCAACAGCCGCACTTCTTAAAAAAGGTAACACCGAGCTACTAGAAGCGATAAACAAAGCGCTTAATGAGCTAAAAGCCGAGGGCAAGATAAGCGAAATTTCAATGAAATATTTTGGAAAAGATATTTCAAAATAA
- a CDS encoding amino acid ABC transporter substrate-binding protein, producing MKFSSAFKFGALCVVGCLLSLNSASANSYEQIKKDGVIRIATEGVYSPFSFHNEKDELMGYDVEIARAVAKKLGVKPKFIEASWDAMLAAFDAGKADVVFNQVSITDERKKKYDYSVPYMLSYSAIVVHKDNNDIKSFADLKGKRSVHSVNSMWIPTVEKYGAKLVVADSLSDQINLIITKRADDTIDDAVMFYDYIKQHPNAPIKIIEAGDEPMYTAAIVKKGNKELLNKINNALNELSKEGVLSEISLKYFGKDISK from the coding sequence ATGAAATTTTCTAGTGCTTTTAAATTTGGTGCGCTCTGCGTAGTTGGCTGTTTGCTCTCTTTAAATTCTGCCTCGGCAAATTCTTACGAGCAGATCAAAAAAGATGGCGTCATAAGGATAGCAACGGAAGGCGTTTATTCGCCATTTTCATTTCACAATGAAAAAGATGAGCTAATGGGCTATGACGTTGAGATAGCAAGAGCTGTGGCTAAAAAACTAGGCGTAAAGCCAAAATTTATCGAAGCTTCATGGGACGCGATGCTAGCAGCATTTGACGCTGGCAAGGCTGACGTGGTGTTTAATCAAGTAAGCATAACCGATGAGCGAAAGAAAAAGTATGACTACAGCGTGCCATATATGCTCTCTTACTCAGCCATCGTCGTGCATAAAGACAATAACGACATCAAAAGCTTTGCTGATCTAAAAGGAAAAAGAAGCGTGCATTCAGTAAATAGCATGTGGATACCAACCGTTGAAAAGTATGGCGCCAAGCTAGTTGTGGCCGATAGTTTGAGCGATCAGATAAATTTGATCATCACAAAAAGAGCAGATGATACGATAGATGATGCGGTGATGTTTTATGACTACATCAAACAACATCCAAATGCCCCTATAAAGATCATCGAAGCTGGTGATGAGCCTATGTATACGGCTGCGATTGTTAAAAAAGGTAACAAAGAGCTACTAAATAAGATAAATAATGCCCTAAATGAGCTTAGCAAAGAAGGAGTTTTAAGCGAAATTTCGCTTAAATACTTCGGCAAAGACATTTCTAAATAA